The following coding sequences lie in one uncultured Mailhella sp. genomic window:
- the metA gene encoding homoserine O-succinyltransferase, whose amino-acid sequence MPIKIPNELPAVKTLNNENIFVITETRAVTQDIRPLKILLLNLMPTKIATETQLSRLLGNTPLQVELELIHTSSHESKNTPRSHLLSFYKTFNDVRRNYYDGMIITGAPVELMPFEEVEYWNELCDIMEWSKTHVHSTFHICWGAQAGLYYHYGIQKKLLPKKLSGIYPHHVDHAGSILFRGFDDVFMVPHSRNTTVDRADVEKQPELKILASSPQAGLYAISTDNGKQIFITGHSEYDADTLNKEYLRDVAAGLNPDIPENYYPNDDPSQPPRMTWRAHAHLIYANWLNYFVYQSTPYDLAELEKQAKAARK is encoded by the coding sequence ATGCCCATCAAAATTCCCAACGAACTTCCCGCCGTAAAAACCCTCAACAACGAAAACATCTTCGTCATTACCGAAACGCGCGCCGTCACGCAGGATATCCGCCCGCTGAAGATACTTCTGCTCAACCTCATGCCTACCAAAATCGCCACGGAAACCCAGCTTTCCCGGCTGCTCGGCAACACGCCCCTTCAAGTGGAACTTGAACTTATCCACACCTCCAGCCACGAGTCCAAAAACACGCCGCGCAGCCATCTGCTTTCCTTCTACAAGACCTTCAACGACGTGCGCCGCAACTACTACGACGGCATGATCATCACCGGCGCGCCCGTAGAGCTCATGCCCTTTGAGGAAGTCGAATACTGGAACGAGCTCTGCGACATCATGGAATGGAGCAAAACGCACGTTCACAGCACCTTCCACATCTGCTGGGGCGCGCAGGCCGGTCTCTACTATCACTACGGCATTCAGAAAAAGCTTCTGCCCAAAAAGCTTTCCGGCATCTACCCCCATCATGTGGATCATGCGGGTTCCATCCTCTTCCGCGGTTTCGACGACGTGTTCATGGTTCCCCATTCCCGCAACACTACCGTGGACCGCGCCGACGTGGAAAAGCAGCCGGAACTCAAGATTCTTGCGTCCTCGCCGCAGGCCGGGCTCTACGCCATCTCCACGGACAACGGCAAGCAGATATTCATTACCGGCCACTCCGAATACGACGCCGACACACTGAACAAGGAATACCTGCGCGACGTGGCCGCGGGCCTCAATCCCGACATTCCCGAGAACTACTATCCGAATGACGATCCCAGTCAGCCGCCCCGCATGACCTGGCGCGCCCACGCCCATCTCATCTATGCCAACTGGCTGAACTACTTCGTGTATCAGTCCACGCCCTACGATCTGGCGGAACTCGAGAAGCAGGCAAAGGCCGCAAGGAAGTAG